The following proteins are co-located in the Festucalex cinctus isolate MCC-2025b chromosome 15, RoL_Fcin_1.0, whole genome shotgun sequence genome:
- the man1b1a gene encoding endoplasmic reticulum mannosyl-oligosaccharide 1,2-alpha-mannosidase isoform X2 has product MMYPPTRKDFISLTITDPNCHIYNNGKHRKQSYWRKWKQLSRLQRSLILFVLALTLVLGLLSYSHISKPRIDLSKKDDWLEMNDVGLKPAFPDVKINPVVGPDSVTGMKGPKIPIFQRPPTNKKFPNKRGPPSLHKNENISIVVGRQEQVQDEEENGEKQKKLVSWRGAMIEADQVTEPPLSANEKVAAAHPAPEIPAGTIPATALSGDVDRLEAVRDAFRHAWKGYKDYAWGHDELKPISKSFSEWFGLGLTLIDSLDTMWIMDLKEEFAEAKQWIEKELSFNQNVDVNLFETTIRILGGLLSTYHLTGDQLFLNKAKDLGSRLMPAFKTPSKIPFSDVNIGKGTAHPPRWTSDSSMAEVTSIQLEFRELSRLTQDPQYKEAVDEVMKQVHKLPGKHDGLIPMFINTNSGQFSHRGIYTLGARADSYYEYLLKQWLQGGKTEDELLEDYIEAINGVKKHLVRQTGPRKLTFVGELSHNRFSPKMDHLVCFLPGTLALGAHNDLPGDHMDLAAQLMETCHHMYTQMETGLSPEIAHFNMHATDSKDIIVKPADRHNLLRPETVESLFYMYRFTKDPKYRDWGWQILKSFNKYTKVSDGGYTSINNVRDPENPEPRDKMESFFLGETLKYFYLLFSDDMELLSLDKYIFNTEAHPLPIWPSPPK; this is encoded by the exons ATGATGTATCCACCAACCAGAAAGGACTTCATCTCTCTTACTATCACTGACCCGAACTGCCACATTTACAACAACGGGAAACACCGCAAACAGTCATACTGGAGG AAATGGAAGCAGCTATCTCGGCTCCAGCGAAGCCTTATCCTCTTCGTTCTTGCGCTCACGCTCGTATTGGGACTACTCTCTTATTCCCACATATCAAAACCAAGGATCG ATTTGTCAAAAAAGGACGACTGGCTGGAAATGAATGATGTTGGGTTGAAGCCTGCATTTCCTGACGTAAAGATTAATCCAGTTGTTGGCCCAGATTCCGTGACTGGCATGAAAGGACCAAAAATCCCAATTTTTCAAAGACCTCCCACAAAT AAGAAATTTCCAAACAAGAGAGGTCCACCAAGCcttcataaaaatgaaaacatttcaatTGTTGTGGGACGACAAGAACAAGTACAAGATGAAGAGGAGAATggagagaaacaaaaaaagttggtcAG CTGGAGAGGAGCAATGATTGAAGCCGACCAGGTCACTGAGCCTCCACTCTCAGCTAATGAGAAGGTCGCTGCAGCCCACCCGGCACCAGAGATCCCGGCTGGGACTATTCCAGCCACCG CTTTATCTGGAGACGTGGACAGGCTAGAGGCCGTGCGTGATGCCTTCAGACACGCATGGAAGGGCTACAAGGACTACGCCTGGGGTCACGATGAACTCAAGCCTATCTCAAAGTCTTTTAGCGAGTGGTTTGGTCTGGGTTTGACTCTCATTGATTCCCTGGACACCATGTGGATTATGGACTTGAAAGAAG AATTTGCAGAAGCAAAGCAATGGATAGAGAAGGAGCTTTCTTTCAACCAAAATGTGGATGTGAATCTTTTCGAGACCACCATTCGTATCCTTGGCGGTCTGCTGAGCACCTACCATCTAACCGGAGACCAGCTGTTCCTAAATAAAGCT AAAGACCTCGGGTCCAGGTTGATGCCTGCCTTCAAAACACCCTCAAAGATCCCATTTTCTGACGTGAATATCGGAAAGGGAACAGCTCACCCACCTCGGTGGACATCTGACAGCTCCATGGCTGAGGTCACGAGCATTCAGCTGGAATTTCGGGAGCTGAGCCGCCTCACTCAGGACCCACAGTACAAG GAGGCTGTGGATGAGGTAATGAAGCAGGTCCACAAGCTGCCGGGCAAACATGATGGTTTGATACCAATGTTCATCAACACCAACAGCGGCCAGTTCTCTCACAGAGGCATCTATACGCTGGGCGCCAGGGCAGACAGCTACTATGAATACTTGCTCAAGCAGTGGCTCCAGGGAGGCAAGACTGAAGACGA GCTATTGGAGGACTACATCGAAGCAATCAATGGAGTGAAAAAACACCTTGTGAGACAGACGGGGCCACGCAAATTGACGTTTGTTGGAGAGCTGTCTCATAACCGATTCAGCCCCAAAATG GACCACCTGGTGTGTTTCCTGCCAGGAACCTTGGCATTGGGAGCCCACAATGACCTTCCAGGGGACCACATGGATTTAGCTGCGCAGTTGATGGAGACTTGTCACCACATGTACACGCAGATGGAGACCGGACTTAGCCCAGAGATTGCGCACTTCAACATGCATGCCACTGATAGCAAGGACATCATTGTCAAG cctGCAGACCGACATAACTTGCTGAGACCAGAGACAGTGGAGAGTCTGTTCTACATGTACCGATTCACAAAGGATCCCAAATACAGGGATTGGGGTTGGCAAATTCTGAAGAGTTTCAACAAGTATACCAAG gtgtCAGATGGAGGCTACACATCCATCAACAACGTCCGTGACCCCGAGAACCCGGAGCCCAGAGACAAAATGGAGAGTTTCTTCCTGGGTGAGACATTGAAGTACTTCTACCTGCTCTTTTCCGACGACATGGAACTCCTCAGTCTGGACAAATATATCTTCAACACCGAGGCCCACCCGCTGCCCATATGGCCCTCCCCACCCAAGTGA
- the man1b1a gene encoding endoplasmic reticulum mannosyl-oligosaccharide 1,2-alpha-mannosidase isoform X1, translating to MSRPKRREQSAPQRVRIKDKTSRNKKKTKTAAISKRHKTSTTCATTKWKQLSRLQRSLILFVLALTLVLGLLSYSHISKPRIDLSKKDDWLEMNDVGLKPAFPDVKINPVVGPDSVTGMKGPKIPIFQRPPTNKKFPNKRGPPSLHKNENISIVVGRQEQVQDEEENGEKQKKLVSWRGAMIEADQVTEPPLSANEKVAAAHPAPEIPAGTIPATALSGDVDRLEAVRDAFRHAWKGYKDYAWGHDELKPISKSFSEWFGLGLTLIDSLDTMWIMDLKEEFAEAKQWIEKELSFNQNVDVNLFETTIRILGGLLSTYHLTGDQLFLNKAKDLGSRLMPAFKTPSKIPFSDVNIGKGTAHPPRWTSDSSMAEVTSIQLEFRELSRLTQDPQYKEAVDEVMKQVHKLPGKHDGLIPMFINTNSGQFSHRGIYTLGARADSYYEYLLKQWLQGGKTEDELLEDYIEAINGVKKHLVRQTGPRKLTFVGELSHNRFSPKMDHLVCFLPGTLALGAHNDLPGDHMDLAAQLMETCHHMYTQMETGLSPEIAHFNMHATDSKDIIVKPADRHNLLRPETVESLFYMYRFTKDPKYRDWGWQILKSFNKYTKVSDGGYTSINNVRDPENPEPRDKMESFFLGETLKYFYLLFSDDMELLSLDKYIFNTEAHPLPIWPSPPK from the exons ATGTCACGGCCAAAACGCCGAGAACAGTCCGCTCCACAACGGGTCCGCATAAAGGACAAAACATCACGTAACAAAAAGAAGACGAAGACGGCTGCCATCTCAAAGCGCCATAAAACATCAACAACATGCGCTACCACG AAATGGAAGCAGCTATCTCGGCTCCAGCGAAGCCTTATCCTCTTCGTTCTTGCGCTCACGCTCGTATTGGGACTACTCTCTTATTCCCACATATCAAAACCAAGGATCG ATTTGTCAAAAAAGGACGACTGGCTGGAAATGAATGATGTTGGGTTGAAGCCTGCATTTCCTGACGTAAAGATTAATCCAGTTGTTGGCCCAGATTCCGTGACTGGCATGAAAGGACCAAAAATCCCAATTTTTCAAAGACCTCCCACAAAT AAGAAATTTCCAAACAAGAGAGGTCCACCAAGCcttcataaaaatgaaaacatttcaatTGTTGTGGGACGACAAGAACAAGTACAAGATGAAGAGGAGAATggagagaaacaaaaaaagttggtcAG CTGGAGAGGAGCAATGATTGAAGCCGACCAGGTCACTGAGCCTCCACTCTCAGCTAATGAGAAGGTCGCTGCAGCCCACCCGGCACCAGAGATCCCGGCTGGGACTATTCCAGCCACCG CTTTATCTGGAGACGTGGACAGGCTAGAGGCCGTGCGTGATGCCTTCAGACACGCATGGAAGGGCTACAAGGACTACGCCTGGGGTCACGATGAACTCAAGCCTATCTCAAAGTCTTTTAGCGAGTGGTTTGGTCTGGGTTTGACTCTCATTGATTCCCTGGACACCATGTGGATTATGGACTTGAAAGAAG AATTTGCAGAAGCAAAGCAATGGATAGAGAAGGAGCTTTCTTTCAACCAAAATGTGGATGTGAATCTTTTCGAGACCACCATTCGTATCCTTGGCGGTCTGCTGAGCACCTACCATCTAACCGGAGACCAGCTGTTCCTAAATAAAGCT AAAGACCTCGGGTCCAGGTTGATGCCTGCCTTCAAAACACCCTCAAAGATCCCATTTTCTGACGTGAATATCGGAAAGGGAACAGCTCACCCACCTCGGTGGACATCTGACAGCTCCATGGCTGAGGTCACGAGCATTCAGCTGGAATTTCGGGAGCTGAGCCGCCTCACTCAGGACCCACAGTACAAG GAGGCTGTGGATGAGGTAATGAAGCAGGTCCACAAGCTGCCGGGCAAACATGATGGTTTGATACCAATGTTCATCAACACCAACAGCGGCCAGTTCTCTCACAGAGGCATCTATACGCTGGGCGCCAGGGCAGACAGCTACTATGAATACTTGCTCAAGCAGTGGCTCCAGGGAGGCAAGACTGAAGACGA GCTATTGGAGGACTACATCGAAGCAATCAATGGAGTGAAAAAACACCTTGTGAGACAGACGGGGCCACGCAAATTGACGTTTGTTGGAGAGCTGTCTCATAACCGATTCAGCCCCAAAATG GACCACCTGGTGTGTTTCCTGCCAGGAACCTTGGCATTGGGAGCCCACAATGACCTTCCAGGGGACCACATGGATTTAGCTGCGCAGTTGATGGAGACTTGTCACCACATGTACACGCAGATGGAGACCGGACTTAGCCCAGAGATTGCGCACTTCAACATGCATGCCACTGATAGCAAGGACATCATTGTCAAG cctGCAGACCGACATAACTTGCTGAGACCAGAGACAGTGGAGAGTCTGTTCTACATGTACCGATTCACAAAGGATCCCAAATACAGGGATTGGGGTTGGCAAATTCTGAAGAGTTTCAACAAGTATACCAAG gtgtCAGATGGAGGCTACACATCCATCAACAACGTCCGTGACCCCGAGAACCCGGAGCCCAGAGACAAAATGGAGAGTTTCTTCCTGGGTGAGACATTGAAGTACTTCTACCTGCTCTTTTCCGACGACATGGAACTCCTCAGTCTGGACAAATATATCTTCAACACCGAGGCCCACCCGCTGCCCATATGGCCCTCCCCACCCAAGTGA